The proteins below are encoded in one region of Garra rufa chromosome 12, GarRuf1.0, whole genome shotgun sequence:
- the pjvk gene encoding LOW QUALITY PROTEIN: pejvakin (The sequence of the model RefSeq protein was modified relative to this genomic sequence to represent the inferred CDS: substituted 2 bases at 2 genomic stop codons), whose protein sequence is MFAAATKNFVKQVGNTGRLIPVPSLSEADRYQPLSLVTRKRRRHFWKKTKYATTPFSLKDILVGEKEITAGVSSYQLLNYEDKSDVALNGRLGNHLIHEVGVNVSGSDSVAVKASFGIVTKHEVEVPTLLRELNTRKVDLDHCLIRQSKESGRTVLCVVMESIRTTRQCSLTVHAGVRRTTMRFQIDDARNPKGRDKAIVIPAHTTIAFSVLELYVRLDGRLDICVAPESVGGFEREQIQMFXIXLDISYVLAVDDRTFEELTHSDMYMDDVVTDYYEKAASMTELSTSSYLRDEKHTRVNLLNHNIPKGPCALCGMGHQRRETVYGCLECSSGGNKYVRLHAVPCFDLWHKTMR, encoded by the exons ATGTTTGCGGCAGCAACTAAGAACTTTGTGAAGCAGGTGGGGAACACAGGACGCCTCATTCCTGTGCCTAGTCTAAGTGAAGCGGACCGATATCAACCCCTCAGCCTGGTGACGAGGAAGAGGAGACGACATTTCTGGAAGAAGACCAAATATGCCACAACCCCCTTCTCGCTGAAAGACATACTCGTGGGAGAGAAAGAGATCACAGCAG GGGTCTCTTCATATCAGCTCCTGAACTATGAAGACAAGTCTGATGTTGCCCTAAATGGGCGTTTGGGCAACCATCTGATTCACGAGGTGGGAGTAAACGTGAGTGGTTCAGATTCTGTGGCGGTAAAGGCCTCATTTGGAATTGTGACCAAGCATGAGGTGGAGGTTCCGACACTACTGAGGGAACTCAACACAAG GAAAGTTGACCTGGATCACTGTTTGATCCGTCAGTCCAAAGAGAGTGGCCGGACTGTGCTGTGTGTGGTCATGGAGAGTATCCGCACCACACGACAGTGTTCCCTCACCGTCCACGCTGGAGTACGAAGAACTACTATGAGG TTCCAGATAGATGATGCTCGAAACCCTAAAGGTCGAGATAAAGCCATTGTCATTCCAGCTCACACGACCATAGCATTCAGCGTGCTAGAGCTTTATGTGCGCCTTGATGGACGTCTCG ACATATGTGTGGCACCAGAGTCAGTAGGAGGATTTGAGAGGGAACAGATCC AAATGTTCTAAATATGACTTGACATCTCATATGTGCTTGCTGTAGACGACAGAACATTTGAAGAGCTCACTCACTCTGATATGTACATGGATGATGTTGTGACGGACTACTATGAGAAGGCTGCCAGCATGACTGAGCTGTCCACATCCTCCTACCTGCGGGATGAAAAGCACACACGTGTAAATCTGCTCAACCATAACATACCTAAAGGACCGTGTGCCTTGTGTGGAATGGGCCACCAGAGGCGCGAGACTGTCTACGGATGTCTGGAATGCTCTTCAGGGGGAAACAAATATGTCCGTCTCCATGCTGTACCATGTTTTGACCTCTGGCATAAAACTATGAGGTGA
- the senp2 gene encoding sentrin-specific protease 2 isoform X1, producing the protein MYEWIVDGLSSLFVPFSGEKSAAWPSEHGNGVARAAGTDAQRLENSRPAKRNYQSVYSADCVTEYPEVKRARHDVIIRVVKKTFAGIAGLFRSRHHRKTEHEKRKAFTEVGRVAFLGIDDIHSNSLSSWIESDGMDKQIEMGLKNKERTAPNVHHNPQALWKPDSGAMLYKGSQDKGREMRRSLKLVPSCTTHGLSGRPSEMEHPSRTHKPCLTVEEALKESDREHYRKLVEMASEKYSKSKPLPFGRMKHQITTFSLDGHKANGHTSISRTTDMSRPAPVRAIPNMSVWRDPLMHTKDRTIDVNRSTQASDVKEGVLVNQTARKIPVDVDLSAEVEARLNLKEKETATGPLQPSRSELVTDTVRRGDEEFPRLTKEMQQEVSAALVQTDPNLVLCSAFKLRITQRDLATLQEGSWLNDEVINFYMNLVMSRSEQEVGNRKVYSFSTFLFPKLHNGGHAAVRRWTKAVDLFLYDIILVPLHLGVHWSLAVVDFKSKSVRSYDSMGQRHDDICDMILLYLKEELKVKKGKDLDTSKWTLSSLRPSEIPQQKNGSDCGVFVCKYADYISRGRNLTFRQNHMPYFRKAMIWEILNQKLLQ; encoded by the exons ATGTATGAATGGATAGTTGACGGATTATCGTCGCTCTTCGTGCCTTTTTCTGGTGAGAAATCCGCAGCTTGGCCTAGTGAGCACGGGAACGGTGTAGCACGAGCCGCGGGCACAGACGCTCAGCGGCTGGAGAACAGTAGGCCCGCCAAACGAAACTATCAAAG TGTGTACTCAGCTGATTGTGTGACGGAATATCCAGAGGTCAAAAGAGCAAGACATG ATGTGATTATCAGGGTTGTCAAGAAGACTTTTGCAGGAATTGCAGGGCTGTTCCGATCAAGACACCACAGAAAGACAGAACATGAAAAGCGGAAAGCATTTACGGAG GTTGGCAGAGTTGCCTTTTTGGGTATTGATGACATTCACAGCAACAGCCTGAGTTCATGGATTGAGAGTGACGGAATGG ATAAACAGATAGAAATGGGACTTAAAAATAAAGAAAGGACAGCACCCAATGTCCACCACAACCCCCAGGCTTTATGGAAACCTGA CAGTGGAGCAATGCTGTACAAGGGAAGCCAGGACAAAGGCAGGGAGATGCGCAGATCTCTAAAGCTAGTGCCGTCTTGCACCACCCACGGGCTGAGCGGAAGACCGTCTGAAATGGAGCATCCGAGCCGCACACACAAACCTTGCCTCACTGTTGAGGAG GCACTGAAAGAGAGCGATCGAGAGCATTACAGGAAGCTAGTAGAGATGGCGTCAGAGAAATACTCAAAGAGCAAACCATTGCCGTTTGGACGGATGAAGCATCAAAT CACTACATTCTCCCTTGATGGACACAAGGCAAATGGACACACCTCCATCAGTCGCACTACTGACATGAGCAGACCTGCTCCAGTCAGAG CCATACCTAATATGTCTGTGTGGCGGGATCCACTGATGCACACTAAAGACAG AACAATAGATGTTAATCGAAGCACTCAAGCAAGCGATGTCAAGGAAGGAGTATTGGTTAATCAGACTGCAAGAAAAATC CCTGTAGATGTCGATCTGTCAGCTGAGGTTGAAGCCAGGTTGAATcttaaagaaaaagaaacagcTACAGGACCATTGCAACCATCCAGATCTGAACTGGTTACAGATACAGTGAGGCGAGGTGATGAGGAGTTTCCCAGACTGACCAAG GAGATGCAGCAGGAAGTGAGTGCTGCTCTTGTTCAAACGGATCCAAACCTGGTTCTGTGCAGTGCTTTCAAACTGCGTATCACACAGAGGGATCTGGCAACCCTGCAAGAGGGCAGCTGGCTCAACGATGAG GTGATCAACTTCTACATGAATCTCGTGATGTCCCGCAGTGAGCAGGAAGTAGGAAACAGGAAGGTCTACTCTTTCAGCACGTTCCTTTTTCCCAAGTTGCATAACGGTGGACATGCTGCAGTGCGGCGCTGGACTAAGGCTGTAGACCTCTTCCTGTATGACATTATTCTGGTTCCCCTTCACTTGGGTGTTCACTGGTCCCTTGCT GTTGTTGACTTCAAATCAAAGTCTGTACGATCATACGACTCCATGGGTCAACGGCATGATGACATCTGTGACATGATTTT GCTTTATCTGAAAGAAGAGTTAAAGGTGAAGAAGGGCAAAGATTTGGACACATCAAAGTGGACTTTGAGCAGTCTACGGCCTTCT GAGATCCCTCAGCAGAAGAACGGTAGTGATTGTGGTGTGTTCGTATGCAAATATGCTGATTATATCTCCCGAGGGCGCAACCTCACATTCAGACAG AATCATATGCCGTATTTCAGGAAAGCTATGATCTGGGAGATCCTCAACCAAAAGCTGCTCCAGTAG
- the senp2 gene encoding sentrin-specific protease 2 isoform X2, which yields MYEWIVDGLSSLFVPFSGEKSAAWPSEHGNGVARAAGTDAQRLENSRPAKRNYQSVYSADCVTEYPEVKRARHDVIIRVVKKTFAGIAGLFRSRHHRKTEHEKRKAFTEVGRVAFLGIDDIHSNSLSSWIESDGMDKQIEMGLKNKERTAPNVHHNPQALWKPDGAMLYKGSQDKGREMRRSLKLVPSCTTHGLSGRPSEMEHPSRTHKPCLTVEEALKESDREHYRKLVEMASEKYSKSKPLPFGRMKHQITTFSLDGHKANGHTSISRTTDMSRPAPVRAIPNMSVWRDPLMHTKDRTIDVNRSTQASDVKEGVLVNQTARKIPVDVDLSAEVEARLNLKEKETATGPLQPSRSELVTDTVRRGDEEFPRLTKEMQQEVSAALVQTDPNLVLCSAFKLRITQRDLATLQEGSWLNDEVINFYMNLVMSRSEQEVGNRKVYSFSTFLFPKLHNGGHAAVRRWTKAVDLFLYDIILVPLHLGVHWSLAVVDFKSKSVRSYDSMGQRHDDICDMILLYLKEELKVKKGKDLDTSKWTLSSLRPSEIPQQKNGSDCGVFVCKYADYISRGRNLTFRQNHMPYFRKAMIWEILNQKLLQ from the exons ATGTATGAATGGATAGTTGACGGATTATCGTCGCTCTTCGTGCCTTTTTCTGGTGAGAAATCCGCAGCTTGGCCTAGTGAGCACGGGAACGGTGTAGCACGAGCCGCGGGCACAGACGCTCAGCGGCTGGAGAACAGTAGGCCCGCCAAACGAAACTATCAAAG TGTGTACTCAGCTGATTGTGTGACGGAATATCCAGAGGTCAAAAGAGCAAGACATG ATGTGATTATCAGGGTTGTCAAGAAGACTTTTGCAGGAATTGCAGGGCTGTTCCGATCAAGACACCACAGAAAGACAGAACATGAAAAGCGGAAAGCATTTACGGAG GTTGGCAGAGTTGCCTTTTTGGGTATTGATGACATTCACAGCAACAGCCTGAGTTCATGGATTGAGAGTGACGGAATGG ATAAACAGATAGAAATGGGACTTAAAAATAAAGAAAGGACAGCACCCAATGTCCACCACAACCCCCAGGCTTTATGGAAACCTGA TGGAGCAATGCTGTACAAGGGAAGCCAGGACAAAGGCAGGGAGATGCGCAGATCTCTAAAGCTAGTGCCGTCTTGCACCACCCACGGGCTGAGCGGAAGACCGTCTGAAATGGAGCATCCGAGCCGCACACACAAACCTTGCCTCACTGTTGAGGAG GCACTGAAAGAGAGCGATCGAGAGCATTACAGGAAGCTAGTAGAGATGGCGTCAGAGAAATACTCAAAGAGCAAACCATTGCCGTTTGGACGGATGAAGCATCAAAT CACTACATTCTCCCTTGATGGACACAAGGCAAATGGACACACCTCCATCAGTCGCACTACTGACATGAGCAGACCTGCTCCAGTCAGAG CCATACCTAATATGTCTGTGTGGCGGGATCCACTGATGCACACTAAAGACAG AACAATAGATGTTAATCGAAGCACTCAAGCAAGCGATGTCAAGGAAGGAGTATTGGTTAATCAGACTGCAAGAAAAATC CCTGTAGATGTCGATCTGTCAGCTGAGGTTGAAGCCAGGTTGAATcttaaagaaaaagaaacagcTACAGGACCATTGCAACCATCCAGATCTGAACTGGTTACAGATACAGTGAGGCGAGGTGATGAGGAGTTTCCCAGACTGACCAAG GAGATGCAGCAGGAAGTGAGTGCTGCTCTTGTTCAAACGGATCCAAACCTGGTTCTGTGCAGTGCTTTCAAACTGCGTATCACACAGAGGGATCTGGCAACCCTGCAAGAGGGCAGCTGGCTCAACGATGAG GTGATCAACTTCTACATGAATCTCGTGATGTCCCGCAGTGAGCAGGAAGTAGGAAACAGGAAGGTCTACTCTTTCAGCACGTTCCTTTTTCCCAAGTTGCATAACGGTGGACATGCTGCAGTGCGGCGCTGGACTAAGGCTGTAGACCTCTTCCTGTATGACATTATTCTGGTTCCCCTTCACTTGGGTGTTCACTGGTCCCTTGCT GTTGTTGACTTCAAATCAAAGTCTGTACGATCATACGACTCCATGGGTCAACGGCATGATGACATCTGTGACATGATTTT GCTTTATCTGAAAGAAGAGTTAAAGGTGAAGAAGGGCAAAGATTTGGACACATCAAAGTGGACTTTGAGCAGTCTACGGCCTTCT GAGATCCCTCAGCAGAAGAACGGTAGTGATTGTGGTGTGTTCGTATGCAAATATGCTGATTATATCTCCCGAGGGCGCAACCTCACATTCAGACAG AATCATATGCCGTATTTCAGGAAAGCTATGATCTGGGAGATCCTCAACCAAAAGCTGCTCCAGTAG
- the c12h21orf58 gene encoding uncharacterized protein C21orf58 homolog produces MADPVVDQMTRLRLKMLEKRLENERNDNFEREGSAFSARSYDGQADALHSALRRKRNLLQRLREQHMEDQGRPHTWGGSHGQYHYQPLLGPLQPVPPIHIHQTAPPAPLPPPAPLPPPAPQPPQIIQHTVPQQPATIIQQLPQQQPLIAQIPPPQTFPYRSGSIKEDMVELMLMQNAQMHQIVMHNMMLKALPPMTMYPGGNPSQVTPLASHLGQDLHSTVRGGAVHHHHHYGSHVPPLPPIGYSFWPSLMPAGQGGTHQPTMQHVMGPVTLPPLNTMGIDAVNSRTPLGL; encoded by the exons atggcagaCCCAGTGGTTGACCAAATGACAAGGCTGAGGTTAAAAATGTTGGAAAAG AGACTGGAAAATGAGAGAAATGACAACTTTGAACGAGAAGGTTCAGCGTTTTCCGCAA GAAGTTATGATGGGCAGGCAGATGCATTACACAGCGCTCTGAGACGAAAGAGAAACCTCTTACAGAGACTAAGG GAACAGCATATGGAGGATCAGGGAAGGCCACACACATGGGGTGGATCTCATGGGCAATATCATTATCAACCTCTTCTTGGCCCACTCCAACCTGTGCCTCCCATCCATATTCACCAAACTGCACCACCTGCACCTCTACCTCCACCTGCTCCTCTCCCTCCTCCTGCCCCTCAGCCACCTCAAATTATCCAACACACT GTTCCTCAACAGCCAGCCACCATCATCCAGCAGTTACCGCAGCAACAGCCTCTCATAGCACAAATCCCACCCCCACAAACCTTTCCCTACAGATCAGGAAGTATTAAAGAAG ACATGGTTGAGTTGATGCTCATGCAGAATGCTCAGATGCACCAGATAGTTATGCACAACATGATGCTGAAAGCTCTTCCGCCAATGACTATGTACCCAGGAGGAAACCCCAGTCAAGTCACACCTCTAGCCTCACATTTGGGGCAG GACCTTCATTCAACAGTGAGAGGAGGAGCAGTCCATCATCACCATCACTATGGCTCTCATGTACCACCTCTTCCTCCAATCGGCTACTCTTTTTGGCCCTCTTTGATGCCAGCAGGACAAGGCGGGACCCATCAGCCAACAATGCAGCATGTGATGGGTCCTGTAACTCTGCCACCCTTAAACAC AATGGGAATTGATGCTGTGAACTCCAGGACCCCACTTGGACTCTAA